In one Candidatus Bathyarchaeia archaeon genomic region, the following are encoded:
- a CDS encoding AbrB/MazE/SpoVT family DNA-binding domain-containing protein: MVRVKITRNYQITIPAQIRDELGLKEGEELEVRLDEGGRIIVERLPKGRRVLEAGRRLSPEDIEELIERGLAESAR; this comes from the coding sequence GTGGTCAGGGTTAAAATAACTAGGAATTATCAAATCACAATACCCGCTCAAATAAGGGATGAATTGGGCCTAAAAGAAGGGGAGGAGCTGGAGGTCCGATTGGACGAGGGCGGGAGGATAATCGTGGAGAGGTTGCCCAAGGGGAGGCGCGTCTTGGAGGCGGGTAGAAGATTGTCGCCCGAGGACATAGAGGAGCTCATAGAGAGGGGCTTGGCGGAGAGCGCTAGATGA
- a CDS encoding PIN domain-containing protein gives MRAVIDTNVLVYDTFGDSAFHGEARALLESLEEWMIPTIVIHEYVWLLRAIGVSAGDALEKVKEYLLHQKGRLICEEVGDAIRSLQMISSEGLSLSRFNDKLILMMAARIKSPIASFDAKLRGQAIGRGLAVLPKGI, from the coding sequence ATGAGGGCCGTGATCGATACGAACGTCTTGGTCTACGATACCTTCGGGGATAGCGCGTTCCATGGCGAGGCGAGAGCCCTCCTCGAGAGCTTAGAGGAATGGATGATCCCAACGATCGTTATACATGAGTACGTTTGGCTCTTGAGGGCCATAGGCGTGAGCGCGGGGGATGCCTTGGAGAAGGTCAAGGAATATTTGCTCCACCAGAAGGGTAGGCTGATCTGCGAGGAGGTCGGGGATGCGATCCGATCCTTGCAAATGATTTCATCGGAGGGGCTCTCGCTCTCGAGGTTTAACGATAAGTTGATCCTGATGATGGCCGCGAGGATCAAGAGCCCGATCGCTAGCTTTGACGCGAAGCTCAGGGGGCAGGCCATCGGGAGGGGTTTGGCGGTCCTGCCAAAAGGAATTTGA
- the mgtA gene encoding magnesium-translocating P-type ATPase has product MRELLSLPANELLARLGTSSSGLSSQEAERRLGIFGPNELVRRKRRVVILEFLSHFRSPLLMILMLAGLVSGLLGETKNAAIIFSIILLSAILDFYQESMAERAAEKLREKVATTATVLRDGVKREVKLTEIVPGDIIYLSAGDIVPADSRLIAAKDLFVNQSALTGESFPVEKIATPIESPTPSIEGWRNYLFMGTSIVSGTAMAVAVRTGGRTEYGRIAERLAKRAPETEFERGIKGFGLMMMQVTFLLVIFVFFVNALYKRDVLESLLFSVALAVGLTPELLPMIISVNLAKGSIAMAKRGVIVKRLISIENFGSMDVLCADKTGTLTENRIKLVLHIDVEGEEDEKVLLYSFLNSYYQTGLKSPLDDAILAYRDIDIGYFKKIDEIPFDFVRKRVSIVVEHGGQRSLITKGAPEEILRICSRYELKDVAFEMTEEARGRIGRKYCELSADGFRVLAVAHKALQDGRTIYSVEDERDLTLIGFVAFLDPPKETAREALQLLRKAGVELKIVTGDNELVTKKVCEHLGFEIKGVVLGSEIAQMHDDALSRVVEEANIFARVTPAQKDRIINALKANGHVVGFLGDGINDAPSLKSADVGISVDNAVDVAKESADIILMRKDLRVLQEGVLEGRKTFGNTMKYIMMGTSSNFGNMFSVAGASLFLPFLPMLPIQILLNNLLYDFSQFTIPTDDVDPEYIERPKRWDIAFIRRFMAFLGPVSSLFDFLTFFIMLLVFQATEPLFQTAWFLESLCTQTLVIFSIRTRRVPFYRSRPSGPLVLSTLAIVGSALILPFTPLGPLFGFVKPPPTFFAALAALIGAYMALTEVVKRWFYGRYANRLERISVQGIR; this is encoded by the coding sequence GTGCGGGAGCTCTTGAGCCTCCCCGCGAACGAGCTCCTTGCTAGGTTGGGGACCTCCAGCTCCGGGCTATCGTCCCAAGAGGCAGAGAGGCGCCTCGGGATCTTCGGCCCAAACGAGCTCGTCAGGAGGAAGCGTAGGGTGGTCATCCTCGAGTTCCTATCGCATTTCAGGAGCCCCCTGTTGATGATATTGATGCTCGCGGGCTTGGTTTCTGGCCTCTTGGGCGAAACGAAGAACGCCGCCATAATATTCTCAATAATCCTCCTGAGCGCGATCTTGGACTTCTACCAAGAGTCGATGGCGGAAAGGGCCGCCGAGAAGCTAAGGGAGAAGGTGGCTACGACTGCGACAGTGCTCAGGGATGGCGTCAAAAGGGAGGTGAAGCTGACTGAGATAGTCCCGGGAGATATAATATACCTATCGGCTGGGGACATCGTGCCGGCCGATTCGAGGCTGATCGCCGCAAAGGACCTCTTCGTCAATCAATCCGCGCTAACCGGGGAATCCTTCCCGGTTGAGAAGATCGCTACGCCGATCGAATCCCCAACTCCCTCGATCGAGGGGTGGAGGAACTACCTCTTCATGGGGACCTCGATCGTCAGCGGGACCGCGATGGCAGTCGCCGTCAGGACCGGGGGGCGCACGGAATATGGGAGGATAGCCGAGAGGCTTGCCAAGAGGGCGCCGGAGACGGAGTTCGAAAGGGGGATTAAGGGCTTCGGCCTCATGATGATGCAAGTGACGTTCCTCTTGGTGATCTTCGTCTTCTTCGTGAACGCGCTCTACAAGCGGGACGTCTTGGAATCGCTCCTCTTCTCCGTGGCCTTAGCGGTCGGCCTGACCCCTGAGCTCCTGCCAATGATAATCTCCGTGAACTTGGCCAAGGGATCCATAGCTATGGCGAAGAGGGGCGTCATTGTCAAGCGCCTCATATCCATCGAGAACTTCGGTAGCATGGACGTCTTATGCGCGGATAAAACGGGGACGCTCACGGAGAACAGGATAAAGCTCGTATTGCACATCGATGTCGAGGGCGAAGAGGATGAGAAGGTCCTCCTCTACTCCTTCCTGAACAGCTATTATCAAACCGGGTTGAAGAGTCCATTGGACGATGCCATATTGGCATATAGGGATATCGACATCGGGTATTTTAAGAAGATCGATGAAATACCGTTCGACTTCGTTAGGAAGCGCGTATCCATAGTCGTGGAGCACGGCGGGCAGCGCTCCTTGATAACGAAGGGCGCCCCGGAGGAGATTCTTAGGATATGCTCCCGATATGAGTTGAAGGATGTCGCGTTCGAGATGACGGAGGAGGCGCGCGGGAGGATCGGGCGGAAGTATTGCGAATTGAGCGCGGATGGGTTCAGGGTATTGGCGGTAGCGCATAAGGCGCTCCAAGATGGGAGGACCATTTACTCAGTGGAGGATGAGAGGGATTTAACGCTCATCGGCTTCGTGGCTTTCCTAGACCCCCCAAAGGAGACGGCTCGGGAGGCTCTGCAGCTGCTGAGGAAGGCTGGGGTTGAACTCAAGATAGTTACCGGGGACAACGAATTGGTAACCAAGAAGGTATGCGAACACTTGGGCTTCGAGATTAAGGGCGTTGTGCTCGGAAGCGAAATAGCCCAGATGCATGATGATGCCCTCTCGAGGGTAGTCGAGGAGGCTAACATATTCGCTAGGGTGACGCCAGCGCAGAAGGATAGGATAATAAACGCGCTCAAGGCCAATGGCCACGTCGTCGGCTTCCTCGGGGATGGAATTAACGACGCGCCATCCCTGAAGTCGGCGGACGTGGGAATCTCTGTGGACAACGCCGTTGACGTGGCGAAGGAATCGGCCGATATAATATTGATGCGCAAGGACTTGAGGGTTTTGCAAGAGGGGGTTCTCGAGGGGAGGAAGACTTTCGGGAATACTATGAAGTACATAATGATGGGGACGAGTTCGAACTTCGGGAATATGTTCAGCGTCGCCGGCGCATCGCTCTTCCTGCCCTTCCTGCCCATGCTTCCGATCCAGATACTCCTGAACAACCTCCTCTACGATTTCTCCCAATTCACTATACCGACGGATGATGTCGATCCGGAGTACATCGAGAGGCCGAAGAGATGGGATATAGCCTTCATAAGGAGGTTCATGGCCTTCCTCGGACCCGTGAGCTCCCTCTTCGATTTCCTGACATTCTTCATAATGCTCCTCGTATTCCAAGCGACCGAGCCCCTATTCCAAACCGCTTGGTTCCTCGAATCCCTATGCACGCAAACCTTGGTGATATTCTCCATAAGGACTAGGAGGGTGCCCTTCTATAGGAGCAGGCCGAGCGGGCCATTGGTATTGAGCACCCTCGCCATAGTCGGCTCCGCGCTCATCTTGCCCTTCACGCCATTGGGCCCGCTATTCGGGTTCGTGAAACCCCCGCCCACCTTCTTCGCCGCTCTGGCGGCCCTGATCGGGGCCTATATGGCGCTCACGGAGGTCGTTAAGAGGTGGTTCTATGGGCGTTATGCCAATCGCCTCGAGAGGATCTCCGTTCAAGGAATCAGATAG
- a CDS encoding PIN domain-containing protein produces MRRKTSKRLDELIRHKRGLLPTIVICEIVKVLCEKLGKDAAETCYLSLVGSGLQIQDLDRNIAKLAGLLKCQHRDVPIGDCVIASTAIVNRARILSDDPHLRHQVDKTMLDLGF; encoded by the coding sequence GTGAGGCGTAAGACATCAAAAAGGCTGGATGAGCTTATTCGGCATAAAAGGGGTTTGCTACCGACGATCGTCATATGCGAAATCGTTAAGGTCCTTTGCGAAAAATTGGGAAAGGATGCGGCAGAAACTTGTTACCTATCCCTCGTCGGGAGCGGATTGCAGATCCAAGATCTGGATCGGAATATCGCCAAACTGGCCGGATTGCTCAAATGCCAGCACAGGGATGTCCCGATCGGCGATTGCGTAATCGCTTCCACGGCGATCGTTAATCGAGCGAGGATCCTATCCGACGACCCGCACTTACGCCATCAAGTCGATAAAACGATGCTGGATTTAGGATTTTAG
- a CDS encoding AbrB/MazE/SpoVT family DNA-binding domain-containing protein, with the protein MKVTRRGQTTIPVELRERFGIREGDALVVEPVEGGLLFKPIPRLAELAGAYSKFGRADEIKRELDRIREEY; encoded by the coding sequence GTGAAGGTGACCAGGAGGGGGCAAACGACCATCCCGGTGGAGCTAAGGGAGAGATTTGGGATAAGGGAGGGGGACGCGTTGGTCGTGGAGCCCGTCGAAGGGGGATTGCTATTCAAACCGATCCCAAGGCTCGCGGAGCTGGCCGGTGCCTATTCGAAATTCGGCCGAGCGGATGAGATCAAAAGGGAGTTGGATAGGATCAGAGAGGAGTATTAG
- a CDS encoding metallophosphoesterase family protein, protein MPKGGRLRRIDAAGKDRAIIVGDLHGDLESLRRIEEIFDPDRDLLIFLGDYADRGDRGIEVIEGIDALLDRCGDSVTALKGNHEDYRDGLPYFSPCDLMEEAEWKRGGWREYYDSFLRDFIQRLHLAALLGNALFVHGGISSKIGSANDLDRPTQPVEEDVLWSDPCDGEGEFPNPRGAGVLFGEDVSERVCGALGIGYIVRSHEPMKALDGPFVEHGGRVVTISSTGVYGGEPFALALPAGDMPESGEGLIKYKIPLT, encoded by the coding sequence ATGCCGAAAGGGGGCCGGCTCAGAAGGATAGATGCGGCCGGCAAGGATAGGGCCATAATCGTTGGCGACCTACACGGGGATTTGGAGAGCCTCCGGCGGATCGAGGAGATCTTCGACCCCGATCGGGATCTGCTGATATTCCTAGGCGATTACGCCGATAGGGGCGATAGGGGCATTGAGGTAATAGAAGGGATCGATGCCCTGCTGGATCGCTGCGGCGATTCCGTAACGGCCCTGAAGGGGAACCATGAAGACTACAGGGATGGCCTCCCGTATTTCTCGCCATGCGATCTGATGGAGGAGGCCGAATGGAAGAGGGGCGGATGGAGGGAGTACTACGATTCGTTCCTGAGGGACTTCATCCAGAGGCTCCACCTCGCGGCCCTATTGGGGAACGCGCTCTTCGTCCATGGGGGCATATCCTCCAAGATAGGGTCCGCCAACGACTTGGACCGCCCAACCCAGCCGGTGGAGGAGGATGTCCTTTGGAGCGATCCCTGCGATGGGGAGGGGGAGTTTCCAAACCCCAGGGGCGCCGGCGTCCTGTTCGGGGAGGACGTCAGCGAGAGGGTTTGCGGGGCCCTAGGGATAGGGTATATCGTCAGGAGCCACGAGCCCATGAAGGCTCTCGATGGTCCATTCGTCGAGCATGGGGGCAGGGTCGTCACCATAAGCTCAACGGGGGTCTATGGCGGCGAACCCTTCGCCCTCGCGCTGCCGGCCGGCGATATGCCGGAGAGCGGGGAGGGGCTGATCAAGTATAAGATACCCTTAACATGA
- a CDS encoding kelch repeat-containing protein codes for MLRDTPYPQGAGDAIAYSGYDGRLYALLGSNKHGAGFARYDPSSGQWEKLDLNPSWKLIDDGASLAWDGGEYLYAMSGEWEETVPHNDFARYHIPTGKWEDLPPIPVQRGVGDGGSLLWTAKYKEYIFALGGGDVDENPGYGFYAYRISSNEWMELERLPYPVGYWTGNRLGFANGHIYYWQGAPSTWPGGGNRFCRFDPSAAQLRITLWPSSVPAGQWTTKYTVERFDAFGSPVYSGETIVYLHSTSTGGNKKFSTAPGGEPVTSITIPDGSSSADFYYYDELAGTWTISVSADGLEGDSKPLTVYLVATATTTITTTTTTTITTTSPDRTSTTIASSTIETTSTSYVTNPTSTRKTTIVTTGPMATTYTTATTFTTSWTRSTTELRSTSTSIATSDTTLEQPVPWSTTTKVDTWTVTGSTAGGTVYVTEIIFGEVGEIWDLHQRLHTIWVWALEFFKLLFEVKVDPIVEETVVEVSPTTTATATTTITTTTTTTYTTGTATTTPTTTQTTTAPPPPPPPPPPPPPPPPPPPPPSSRRRLVGGYLMPSNELAILAPYLASMALLGSIGLASLIRGRKRRAA; via the coding sequence ATGTTAAGGGACACGCCATATCCGCAGGGCGCTGGGGATGCCATAGCCTACTCCGGATATGATGGAAGGCTTTATGCATTGCTCGGCAGCAACAAACACGGCGCGGGATTCGCGCGCTATGACCCGAGCTCGGGCCAATGGGAGAAATTGGATCTCAATCCGAGTTGGAAGCTGATCGATGATGGCGCCTCGTTGGCTTGGGATGGGGGGGAGTACTTATACGCGATGAGTGGGGAATGGGAGGAGACGGTCCCCCATAACGACTTCGCCAGATATCACATCCCCACCGGGAAATGGGAGGACCTGCCCCCCATACCGGTCCAGAGGGGAGTGGGAGATGGGGGATCGCTCCTCTGGACCGCCAAATATAAGGAATATATCTTCGCATTGGGGGGTGGAGATGTCGATGAAAACCCAGGCTACGGGTTCTATGCCTATAGGATCTCCAGCAACGAATGGATGGAGCTGGAGAGGCTCCCGTACCCCGTGGGCTATTGGACCGGGAACAGGCTGGGGTTCGCGAATGGCCATATATATTATTGGCAAGGCGCGCCTTCCACATGGCCCGGGGGCGGGAACAGGTTCTGTAGGTTCGATCCATCGGCCGCCCAGCTGAGGATAACCCTTTGGCCCTCATCGGTCCCGGCGGGCCAATGGACCACCAAATACACGGTCGAGAGGTTTGACGCGTTCGGCTCGCCCGTATATTCGGGGGAAACGATCGTATACCTCCACTCTACCTCGACCGGGGGGAATAAGAAGTTCTCCACGGCGCCCGGGGGAGAGCCCGTGACGTCGATAACGATCCCAGATGGCTCCAGCTCGGCCGACTTTTATTATTACGATGAATTGGCCGGGACTTGGACGATATCGGTTTCCGCCGATGGCCTAGAGGGCGATAGCAAGCCACTGACCGTGTACTTAGTCGCGACCGCCACCACGACGATCACCACGACCACGACCACAACGATCACCACCACCTCTCCAGATCGGACATCGACCACCATCGCGTCTTCGACGATCGAAACGACCTCCACATCCTATGTCACGAACCCAACGTCAACGAGGAAGACGACCATCGTGACGACCGGTCCAATGGCGACGACATATACGACCGCGACTACATTCACGACCTCATGGACGAGATCGACGACGGAGTTGCGATCCACATCGACCTCCATCGCGACCAGCGATACGACGCTGGAGCAACCGGTGCCTTGGTCCACGACCACCAAGGTCGACACGTGGACCGTGACCGGCTCCACCGCTGGGGGGACCGTATACGTGACGGAGATCATCTTTGGGGAGGTTGGGGAGATCTGGGATCTCCATCAAAGGCTCCATACGATCTGGGTTTGGGCCTTGGAATTTTTCAAGCTCCTCTTCGAGGTTAAGGTCGATCCAATAGTGGAGGAGACGGTCGTGGAGGTATCCCCGACCACGACGGCGACCGCCACCACGACGATCACCACGACCACAACTACCACCTACACTACGGGGACCGCCACCACGACCCCAACGACAACCCAAACTACGACCGCCCCGCCCCCACCGCCGCCTCCCCCGCCACCTCCTCCGCCGCCCCCGCCTCCGCCACCGCCCCCCTCCTCGCGCAGGAGGCTCGTCGGAGGATACCTGATGCCCTCAAACGAGCTCGCGATCTTGGCGCCCTACTTGGCCTCGATGGCATTATTGGGATCCATCGGATTGGCTTCGCTCATAAGGGGGAGGAAGCGACGAGCGGCCTAG
- a CDS encoding AIR synthase family protein yields MGGLKTGKVPPDKLMELVFGFLGRPDPRVLVGPGIGEDAAVIDMGDASLVLAMDPITAASRDLGWLSVHINANDVATRGAVPKWFLCAVLLPEGSDEGELGEIMGQMDRAAKELGVAIVGGHTEVAPGIRAPIVIGMMAGECPKGRHLSTRGAKPGDRIIMTKTAGIEGTAVISISYPDILKVPADVIERSKGFLRSISVVEEALVAAGIEGVHSLHDPTEGGILGGVWEMAAASGLGALIEAARVPIAEETRTICESLGIDPMKLLGSGSLLISVDPRAEDELLRSLRRRGIRATGIGEMRDGAFGVKLIDSSGCLVEIRSPPRDSIYEVIELYEAASRGDCRWEGGS; encoded by the coding sequence TTGGGCGGGCTCAAGACCGGGAAGGTGCCTCCGGATAAGCTGATGGAGCTGGTCTTCGGCTTCCTCGGGAGGCCAGATCCAAGGGTTTTGGTGGGCCCGGGCATAGGCGAGGACGCGGCCGTGATAGATATGGGCGATGCCTCGCTGGTTTTGGCGATGGACCCCATAACGGCCGCCAGCAGGGATCTCGGATGGTTATCGGTCCACATAAACGCGAACGACGTCGCCACTAGGGGCGCGGTCCCGAAATGGTTCCTATGCGCGGTGCTCCTGCCCGAGGGGTCCGATGAGGGCGAATTGGGGGAGATAATGGGCCAAATGGATCGGGCCGCCAAGGAGCTCGGTGTGGCGATCGTTGGGGGCCACACTGAGGTTGCGCCGGGCATAAGGGCCCCGATAGTCATCGGGATGATGGCAGGGGAATGCCCCAAGGGCAGGCATTTGTCGACGAGGGGCGCCAAGCCCGGGGATAGGATAATCATGACCAAGACGGCTGGGATAGAGGGCACGGCCGTCATCTCGATAAGCTATCCCGATATCCTCAAGGTCCCGGCGGACGTCATAGAGCGCTCCAAGGGATTCCTCAGGAGCATAAGCGTTGTTGAGGAGGCGCTGGTGGCGGCTGGGATCGAGGGAGTACACTCGCTTCACGACCCCACCGAGGGCGGAATATTGGGCGGCGTTTGGGAGATGGCGGCCGCATCCGGGCTCGGGGCCCTGATAGAGGCCGCGAGGGTGCCGATCGCGGAGGAGACGAGGACCATTTGCGAATCCCTGGGGATCGATCCGATGAAATTGCTCGGCTCAGGGAGCCTGCTGATCTCGGTCGACCCTAGGGCGGAGGATGAGCTCCTGCGATCGCTTAGAAGGAGGGGCATCAGGGCTACCGGGATAGGGGAGATGAGGGATGGGGCCTTCGGGGTCAAGTTGATCGATTCTTCCGGGTGCTTGGTGGAGATTCGATCCCCGCCGCGCGACTCCATATATGAAGTGATAGAGCTATACGAGGCGGCATCGCGGGGCGATTGTAGATGGGAGGGAGGATCCTGA
- a CDS encoding AAA family ATPase: MGGRILRDPIPLSPEYVPRDLIGRDRELRDMAQHFLSPALEHGSSPLMILIGPRGSGKTALLKRFGQLIEVASLERGRAMKCAYVNCWEAKGRLFKILEAASASLGVGEGLRGRSSKELLDLIGQIPNREAFPILALDDAEALLLAEGGDPIYMLSRPWESAGIKGFGLLLSFGDWSYLEGLDGSVLSTLRRGILRLRGYSKAELWAILADRAERALGEGSLKGDALDLIADSSSASGDAGLAIRALRIAAELAEREGATSIEARHAEWALVEASASPDPYILRGLSDHERLFLIAIARALGERGSGEVTMGEAEGEYLALCGIRGLAPRKHTQLWKYARRLSIAGLLSLRPSGAGFKGRTTFIGLRGLRWDKVINCPEPDGAAMGR, from the coding sequence ATGGGAGGGAGGATCCTGAGGGATCCAATCCCCCTTTCGCCAGAATACGTCCCGAGGGACCTGATCGGCAGGGATCGCGAGCTACGGGATATGGCGCAGCATTTCCTTTCGCCCGCCCTCGAGCACGGCAGCTCCCCGCTGATGATCCTCATTGGACCGCGGGGTAGCGGGAAGACCGCCCTTTTGAAGCGTTTCGGGCAATTAATCGAGGTGGCAAGCCTCGAGCGCGGGAGGGCCATGAAATGCGCTTACGTCAACTGCTGGGAGGCCAAGGGGAGGTTATTCAAGATCTTGGAAGCGGCTTCGGCCTCCCTAGGGGTCGGGGAAGGCCTTAGGGGCCGCTCCTCAAAGGAGCTCCTCGACCTCATCGGGCAAATCCCAAACCGCGAGGCCTTCCCCATCTTGGCGCTGGATGATGCGGAGGCGCTCCTTTTGGCCGAAGGGGGGGACCCGATCTATATGCTTTCTAGGCCTTGGGAGAGCGCGGGCATTAAGGGATTCGGCCTCCTTCTCTCCTTTGGGGATTGGAGCTACCTAGAGGGCCTCGATGGAAGCGTCCTCAGCACGTTGAGGAGGGGGATCTTGAGGCTTCGTGGATATTCGAAGGCCGAGCTCTGGGCGATCTTGGCCGATAGGGCTGAGAGGGCGCTCGGGGAAGGTTCCTTGAAGGGGGATGCGCTGGATTTGATCGCCGATTCCTCATCCGCATCCGGGGACGCCGGCTTGGCGATCAGGGCCCTGAGGATTGCGGCGGAGCTGGCCGAGCGGGAGGGGGCCACCTCCATCGAGGCGCGCCATGCCGAATGGGCCTTGGTGGAGGCCAGCGCATCGCCCGACCCCTACATCCTGCGGGGCCTATCCGATCACGAGAGGCTGTTCCTCATCGCCATAGCGAGGGCCTTGGGGGAAAGGGGCTCCGGGGAGGTGACCATGGGCGAGGCAGAGGGCGAGTATTTGGCCCTATGCGGGATCCGCGGGCTCGCGCCTAGGAAGCATACGCAGCTTTGGAAATACGCGAGGCGACTCTCAATCGCCGGCCTACTCTCCCTTAGGCCCTCGGGGGCCGGCTTCAAGGGGAGGACGACATTCATAGGGCTCAGGGGCCTGAGGTGGGACAAAGTCATAAATTGCCCGGAGCCGGATGGGGCCGCGATGGGAAGATGA
- the moaC gene encoding cyclic pyranopterin monophosphate synthase MoaC, which yields MGRVRMVDISEKGDVLREAIAFGEIRMKRETVELIRDGRIEKGDPLYAAEIAAIMAAKNASQIIPLCHPIQITHVQLEHRLKEDSLEVRARVRAESKTGVEMEALAAVSAFLLTVWDMVKKYEKDEEGQYPFTEIRAIRVERKRKGEGA from the coding sequence ATGGGCAGGGTGAGGATGGTCGATATCTCGGAAAAGGGCGATGTATTGAGGGAGGCCATCGCGTTCGGCGAGATCCGGATGAAGAGGGAGACGGTGGAGCTGATAAGAGACGGGCGGATCGAGAAGGGCGATCCCCTATACGCGGCCGAGATAGCCGCGATAATGGCGGCGAAGAACGCGAGCCAGATCATACCGCTTTGCCACCCGATCCAAATCACGCACGTCCAACTGGAGCATCGCCTCAAGGAGGATTCGCTCGAGGTCAGGGCGAGGGTGAGGGCCGAATCCAAGACGGGCGTGGAGATGGAAGCGCTGGCGGCAGTCTCCGCGTTCCTCCTGACTGTTTGGGATATGGTGAAGAAATATGAGAAGGACGAGGAGGGGCAGTATCCATTCACGGAGATAAGGGCCATAAGGGTGGAGAGAAAGAGGAAGGGGGAGGGCGCTTGA
- a CDS encoding molybdenum cofactor biosynthesis protein B: MSETSEAHKGRAPRSLKFAVITCSTSRSKGSGEPDVSGETIVGLMEGKGHKLTMRAIVPDDESAILEAVLGALKEADVVIITGGTGIGRGDVTIEAVSKLFEKDLPGFGELFRHLSFERIGSPALLTRAAAGIRGESVIFCLPGSPEAVKLAMENLIIPEAAHIVGHLRKG; the protein is encoded by the coding sequence TTGAGCGAGACCTCCGAGGCTCATAAGGGGAGGGCCCCGAGGAGTTTGAAATTCGCTGTTATAACCTGTAGCACGTCCCGAAGCAAGGGCTCCGGCGAGCCCGACGTTTCCGGAGAAACGATCGTTGGGCTGATGGAGGGGAAGGGCCACAAGCTGACGATGAGGGCCATCGTCCCGGACGATGAATCGGCCATATTGGAGGCGGTATTGGGGGCCCTGAAGGAGGCCGACGTCGTAATAATCACGGGTGGGACCGGCATAGGGAGGGGCGACGTTACCATAGAGGCGGTTTCAAAGCTGTTCGAGAAGGACCTCCCGGGATTCGGGGAGCTCTTCAGGCACCTCAGCTTCGAGAGGATCGGAAGCCCGGCCCTCCTAACAAGGGCAGCGGCGGGCATCCGTGGGGAATCCGTCATATTCTGCCTTCCGGGATCGCCCGAGGCCGTCAAGCTGGCCATGGAGAACCTGATAATACCGGAGGCAGCGCATATAGTTGGGCATTTGAGGAAGGGCTAG